CTACGGCGGCTACCTGCTGCTCTACAACCAGATGTACCTGGCGCTGCCCGGCGAGGTGCGGCGCGCGACCGGCGACCAGGCCGCCCTCGGCTGGCTGTTCGCCCTGTCCTCCGCGCTGGTGGTCGTCGGCCAGGTGCCGGTCTCGCGGTGGGCGTCCCGCGCGCTGTCGCCGCGCGGCGCGGTGCTGGCCGGCTCGGCGCTGCTCGCGGCGGGCTGCGCGGCGACGGCCGTGCTGCTGCCGGTGCGGGCGCTGGGCGGGCTGCTGCCGTCGGTGGTGTTCGTCGTGCTCCTCACGGCGGGGCAGGTGCTGATCGTGCCCGCCGTGCGGGCCTGGGTGCCCGACCTGGTCGACGACCGCAGGCTCGGCCTCTTCACGGGTGCGCTGTCCTCGGGCGCGGGGCTGCTGGTCCTGGTGGCCGGTGCGCCGCTGGGCGCGGTGTTCGACGCCGGCGGTCCGCTGCCCTGGCTGGTGCTCGCCGGGGTGGCCGCGGCGAGCGCCACCTGCGTGCCGCGGCACGTGCCGGCGTCGGCGTCGGCATCGGCATCGGTGAGGTGAATCGGTTTCAGGTGCGCCCCGGTGCGGTACGCCTCGCGGGTGACCGGAGGAACCGACGAAGTGCCGCCACGACGTGAACAGCCGTTGCGGGTCCGGTGGAACGCCGGCGTGCGCAGCCTGGAGAAGGGGGACGGAGACGGGCCGGTGGTGGCCGTCGTCCCCGGCCTGGGCGCGCTGGGGTACCTGGTGGACACCGCGGCCCGCTGCGGGGAGTGGACCCGGGCCGCGCTGCTGGACGTGCCGGGCTTCGGCCACCGACCGCCCCGGCCGTGCCGCGCCGACGTCACCGGGGTCGCCGACGCGGTGGAGCGCTGGCTCGACGCGGCGACCGGCGACGCGCCCGTCGTGCTGGTCGGGCACTCGACCGGCGCGCAGGCGGCGGTCCACGTCGCGCTGCGCCGGCCCGAACAGGTGCGCTCGCTGGTCCTGATGGGGCCGACGTTCCCGCCCGAGCAGCGGCGCTTCGCCGGGCTGGTCCGCGCGTACGTCCGCAACTCCCGCCGCGAACCGCCCGGTCTGATCCCCGTCACGTGGCCGTACTACCTGCGCGGCGGACCGCGCGAGCTGGCGCGGTTCGTGCGCTCGGGGCAGCGGGACCGCCCGGAGCACACCATCACGGGGGTGCGCTGCCCCGTGCTGCTGCTGCGCGGCGAGCACGACGCGTTCGCGCCGCCGGAGTGGGTGGACCGGCTGGCGTCCGCCGCGCCCGACGGCAGGGTGGCCACCCTGCCCGGCGCGCACACGTTCCCGTACCGGCAGGGCGCGGAGACCGCCGCCCGCATCGAGGAGGCCGCCCGGCACGCGCACCGCCCGTGACCGCCGGGTCACCGACCTCGACGGGGACCGCCGTGGCGGCGCGCCGACCCCGGCCCGTCGCGTGTACGGTGTCCGGGATCCAAGCGCCCGTTCAACCAAGAGCGGGCGCTTGTCGCATCTCCGCACCGGTTAGGCGAGGAACGAGGGTGGCATGGCCGGCACGACGGTCGGAGGCGGCTCGCCCGCTCCGCGGCGCACGACGAGACAGGGCGCGAACCCCGTGGACCAGCCCGAGTTGCGCCAGTTGCTGGCCGGGCTGACCGCGGTCCGCGACGGCGACTTCGGCACCCGGCTGCCGGACGACTCCGGCGGGCTGCTGGGCGAGATCGCGACCGTCTTCAACGGCATGGTCGACCAGCTGTCGCTGTTCACGTCCGAGGTGACGCGCGTCGCGCGCGAGGTCGGCACGGACGGCCGGCTGGGCGGCCAGGCCGAGGTGCCCGGCGTGTCCGGGACGTGGGCCGACCTCACCGACTCGGTGAACGCCATGGCGGGCAACCTCACCTCCCAGGTGCGCGACATCGCGCAGGTGGCGACCGCGGTGGCGCGCGGCGACCTGTCGCAGAAGATCGACGTGGACGCGCGTGGCGAGATCCTGGAGCTGAAGGAGACCGTCAACACGATGGTCGACCAGCTCTCGTCGTTCGCGGCCGAGGTGACCCGCGTGGCGCGCGAGGTGGGCAGCGAGGGCCGGCTGGGCGGTCAGGCCGACGTGAAGGGCGTCTCGGGCACGTGGCGCGACCTCACCGACTCGGTGAACTTCATGGCGGGCAACCTTACCGACCAGGTCCGCAACATCGCCCAGGTGACCACCGCCGTCGCCAAGGGCGACCTGTCGCAGAAGATCACCGTCAACGCCCGGGGCGAGATCCTGGAGCTGAAGAACACCATCAACACGATGGTGGACCAGTTGTCGTCGTTCGCGGACGAGGTCACCCGCATGGCCCGCGAGGTGGGCACCGAGGGCATCCTGGGCGGCCAGGCGGACGTGAAGGGCGTCTCGGGCACGTGGCGCGACCTCACCGACTCGGTGAACTTCATGGCGGGCAACCTCACCGACCAGGTGCGGTCGATCGCGCAGGTGGCGACCGCCGTGGCGCGGGGCGACCTGTCGCAGAAGATCACGGTGGCCGCGCGCGGCGAGATCCTGGAGCTGAAGTCGACCATCAACACGATGGTGGACCAGTTGTCGTCGTTCGCCGACGAGGTCACCCGCGTGGCCCGCGAGGTCGGCACCGAGGGCCGGCTGGGCGGCCAGGCCGACGTGAAGGGCATCTCGGGCACCTGGAAGGACCTCACCGAGTCGGTGAACGTCATGGGCGACAACCTCACCGCCCAGGTGCGCTCCATCGCCCAGGTCACCACCGCCGTGGCCCGCGGCGACCTGTCGCAGAAGATCCGGGTCGACGCGCGCGGCGAGATCCTGGAGCTGAAGGAGACCATCAACACGATGGTCGACCAGCTCTCGGCGTTCGCCGACGAGGTCACGCGCGTGTCGCGCGAGGTCGGCACGGAGGGCAACCTCGGCGGCCAGGCCACCGTGCGCGGCGTGTCCGGCACCTGGAAGGACCTGACCGACAACGTCAACGTCATGGCGTCGAACCTGACCGGCCAGGTGCGGTCGATCGCGCAGGTCGCGACGGCGGTGGCGCGCGGCGACCTGTCGCAGAAGATCACCGTCGAGGCCAAGGGCGAGGTCGCCGCGCTCGCCGGCGTGATCAACACGATGGTGGACACGCTCTCCGCGTTCGCCGACGAGGTCACCCGCGTGGCCCGCGAGGTGGGCACCGAGGGCATCCTCGGTGGCCAGGCCCGGGTGCCGAACGTGGCGGGCACCTGGAAGGACCTGACCGACAACGTCAACTCGATGGCGAACAACCTGACCAACCAGGTGCGCAACATCGCCCAGGTCACCACCGCCGTCGCGCTCGGCGACCTGTCCAAGAAGATCGACGTCGACGCGCGCGGCGAGATCCTGGAGCTCAAGACCACCATCAACACGATGGTGGCGCAGCTGTCGTCGTTCGCCGACGAGGTCACCCGCGTGGCCCGCGAGGTCGGCAGCGAGGGCAAGCTCGGCGGCCAGGCCGAGGTCGAGGGCGTCTCCGGCACCTGGAAGCGGTTGACGGAGAACGTCAACGAACTGGCCGGCAACCTGACCCGGCAGGTGCGCGCCATCGCCGAGGTCACCAGCGCGGTCGCCGCGGGCGACCTGACCCGCTCGATCACGGTGGACGCGTCCGGCGAGGTCGCCGACCTCAAGGACAACATCAACTCGATGGTGGAATCGCTGCGCGTGTCCACCAAGGCCAACCGCGACCAGGACTGGCTCAAGACCAACCTCGCCGGGATCTCCGGGCTCATGCAGGGCCGGCGCGACCTGGAGGTCGTCGCCGAGCTGATCATGGACGAGCTGGCGCCGCTGGTCTCCGCCCAGTACGGCGCGTTCTACCTGTCCGACGACGCGCCGGAGCAGCCCGAGCTGCGCCTGATCGCCTCCTACGGCAGGCCGTACGGCGACGACGACCCGGACGCCCGCCCCACCCGGTTCCGCTTCGGCCAGTCGTTGGTGGGCCAGGCCGCGCGCAGCCGCCGCACCATCGCCGTCGACGGGGTGCCGCCCGGCTACGTCTCGGTGTCCTCCGGGCTCGGGCGGACCGAGCCGAGCGATCTCGTCGTGCTGCCCATCGTGGTCGAGGGGCAGGTGCTGGGCGTGATCGAGCTGGCGTCCGTGCACCGGTTCACGCCGATCCACCGGGACTTCCTCGAACAGCTGATGGAGACCATCGGCGTCAACGTCAACACGATCGTGGCCAACGCCCGCACGGACGAGCTGCTGGAGGAGTCCCAGCGCCTGGCCGCCGAGCTCCAGACGCGGTCGAGCGAACTCCAGAAGCGCCAGGAGCAGCTCCAGGAGTCCAACGCGGAACTGGAGGAGAAGGCCGCGCTGCTGGTGTCGCAGAACCGCGACATCGAGCGGAAGAACCTGGAGATCGAACAGGCCAGCTCCGAGCTGGAGGCCCGCGCGAAGCAGCTGGCGCTGGCGTCGAAGTACAAGTCGGAGTTCCTGGCCAACATGAGCCACGAGCTGCGCACCCCGTTGAACAGCCTGCTGATCCTGGCCCAGCTGCTCGCCCAGAACCCCACCCGCAACCTCACCCCGAAGCAGGTGGAGTACGCGGGCATCATCCACTCGGCGGGCTCGGACCTGCTCCAGCTGATCAACGACATCCTCGACCTGTCCAAGGTCGAGGCGGGCAAGATGGACATCACGCCCGAGCGGGTCGCGCTGCGCCAGCTGCTCGACTACGTCGAGGCCACGTTCCGGCCGATGACCACGCAGAAGAGCCTCGGGTTCCGCATCACCACCGCGAGCGGCGTGCCCGCCGAGCTGCTCACGGACGACTCGCGGCTGCGCCAGGTGCTGCGCAACCTGCTGTCCAACGCGGTGAAGTTCACCGAATCGGGCGGCGTCGAGCTGCACATCCAGCCGGCCGACGCCGCCGAGCTGCCGTCGTCGGTGCGGCGGCACGGCCAGGCCGTGGCGTTCCGCGTCGTCGACACCGGCATCGGCATCGCCGAGCAGCAGCTGGAGTCGATCTTCGGCGCGTTCCAGCAGGCCGACGGCACGACGTCGCGCAAGTACGGCGGCACGGGCCTGGGCCTGTCCATCAGCCGCGAGATCGCCTACCTGCTGGGCGGCGTGGTCACCGCGCGGAGCGAGCTGGGCAAGGGCAGCACGTTCACCCTGTACCTGCCGGTCGCCCGACCGGAGTTCCAGGAGCTGCCCGCCCTGGAGCGCACCGGGCAAGCGGCCGTGCTGCCCGCCGCGCCGGACCCGGCCCCGGTGGAGCCCGGCAGCGGCGCACAGCCGCACAAGCGCCGGCTGCTGGTCATCGAGGAACGGCCCCAGGGGCTGCTGTCGCTGGTCGCGCAGAGCGCGGTCACCGACCTCGCCGACCGCAACGACCCGCGCGGACCGGTCGAGGTGATCACCGCCGTGGACGCCCGCGAGGCCGCCGCGGTGCTGGCCGCCGAACCGTGCCACTGCGTGGTGCTGGAGCTGGACATGCCCGGTGACGAGGCGCTGGTGTTCCTGGAGGCCCGGGACGGCGACGCCGGCGCCCGCACCGTGCCGGTCCTCGCGCACAACACCCGGCGGCTGACCCCGGACCAGGAGAGGAGGCTCCAGTCGGGCGCGGGGGACCGGCCGCTGGAACTGCTGTCGAGCCTGGACGAGCTGCGCGAGCGCATCGCGCTGCACCTGACCGCCGAGGTGCCCGGCGACGTCCTGCCGCTGGTCCGCCACGAGGACGCGCGGGCGCCGGAACCGCGGGCGTTCGACAGCGGGCTGACCGGCCGCACGGTGCTCATCGCCGACGACGACGCGCGCAACCTGTTCGCGCTGAGCAGCATCCTCGAACTGCACGGCATCGGCGTGCTGCACGCGGAGAACGGGCGCGAGGCCATCGAGGTGCTGACCTCGCACCCCGGGATCGACCTCATCCTGATGGACGTGATGATGCCGGAGATGGACGGCTACGCCGCCACCGCCGCCATCCGCGCCATGCCCCGGTACACCGACCTGCCGATCATCGCGGTCACCGCGAAGGCGATGCCCGGCGACCGGGAGAAGAGCCTCGACTCGGGAGCCAACGACTACGTCACCAAGCCGGTCGACTCCGACGACCTCGTCACGTGCGTGCGACGCTGGCTGGACCGCTAGCCGCCCGACCAGCGCTCCGGCCCACCACCGCCCACGCCACAGGAGACCATGCGTGCACACACCCCGACTGCCCGACGGCGGACCACCGGTCATCGCGCCGCCCACCGGCCACGGCGCCGGCCTGACCAGGTTGGCGGCCACCGTCGAGCGCCTGTCCCGCGAGGTGCGGGAGGCGCACGCCGTGGCCGACGGGCGCGCGCTCATGGAGATGGCCAAGGGCGTCCTGGTGGAGCGGCTGGGGTGCGGCCCCGCCGAGGCGTCGCGACAGCTGTCGCTGCTGGCGGAGCAGTCCGGGACCGGGCTGCTGGAGTTCGCCGCCGAAGTGGTCAACCAGGCGGCGCGCGACCGGCTCACCGAGGCCGCCGACGACCTGCTCGGCGACCGGGTGGACGTGGTCGGCGCGCGGGAACCGGCGCGGTCGGCCGCCGTCCGCCTGCGCACGGCGGAGAGCGGCGCGCTGGTGGCGGGCGACACCCAGGCCGTGGCCGAATCGCTGTTCGAGCACGCCCTGGCGCCGCTGGGTGCGACGGCCATCGCCGTCTGGTCGGTCGCCATGGACGCGTCGCTGACCCTGCGGGGCTCGGCCGGGTTCGCGCCCGACGAGGCCAGGCGCTGGCACCACGTGCCGCCCGGCGTCGCCACACCCGCCCGCCGCGCGCTGAACGAGCGGTCGGCGGTGTGGCTGGCGGACCTGGGCGAGTCCGGCCTGCCGTCGATCGGCGGCCGTGACCTGACCGGCGCGCGGGTCACCGCACCCGCCGAGTCCGGCGGCCGGGTCGTCGGCGTGCTGGAGATCTGCTGGCCGCACCCCCTGCCGCCGCAGCCGCCGCAGATCCGGCGGCAGGTGGAGGCGCTGGCCGAGCTGTGCGCGCACACCCTGGACACCACACCGCCCGCCGAGTACGGCGAGCCGGTCGCGGACGAGCTGGTCGACCTCGCCGACACCCTGCTCGACGCGGCGTTCGTGCTGCGACCGCACCTGTCGCCGACCGGCGAACTGGCCGACTTCCGCATTTACCACGCCAACAACCGGTTCGTGGACCTCGCCGGCCGGCCACGCGGCGCGGTGACCGGGATGCTGCTGCTGGAGGCGTACCCGCTGGCAGCCGGGGAGGGCGCGCTGTTCGACAAGGTCGAGCGGG
This region of Saccharothrix longispora genomic DNA includes:
- a CDS encoding alpha/beta fold hydrolase, which translates into the protein MTGGTDEVPPRREQPLRVRWNAGVRSLEKGDGDGPVVAVVPGLGALGYLVDTAARCGEWTRAALLDVPGFGHRPPRPCRADVTGVADAVERWLDAATGDAPVVLVGHSTGAQAAVHVALRRPEQVRSLVLMGPTFPPEQRRFAGLVRAYVRNSRREPPGLIPVTWPYYLRGGPRELARFVRSGQRDRPEHTITGVRCPVLLLRGEHDAFAPPEWVDRLASAAPDGRVATLPGAHTFPYRQGAETAARIEEAARHAHRP
- a CDS encoding HAMP domain-containing protein, with the protein product MAGTTVGGGSPAPRRTTRQGANPVDQPELRQLLAGLTAVRDGDFGTRLPDDSGGLLGEIATVFNGMVDQLSLFTSEVTRVAREVGTDGRLGGQAEVPGVSGTWADLTDSVNAMAGNLTSQVRDIAQVATAVARGDLSQKIDVDARGEILELKETVNTMVDQLSSFAAEVTRVAREVGSEGRLGGQADVKGVSGTWRDLTDSVNFMAGNLTDQVRNIAQVTTAVAKGDLSQKITVNARGEILELKNTINTMVDQLSSFADEVTRMAREVGTEGILGGQADVKGVSGTWRDLTDSVNFMAGNLTDQVRSIAQVATAVARGDLSQKITVAARGEILELKSTINTMVDQLSSFADEVTRVAREVGTEGRLGGQADVKGISGTWKDLTESVNVMGDNLTAQVRSIAQVTTAVARGDLSQKIRVDARGEILELKETINTMVDQLSAFADEVTRVSREVGTEGNLGGQATVRGVSGTWKDLTDNVNVMASNLTGQVRSIAQVATAVARGDLSQKITVEAKGEVAALAGVINTMVDTLSAFADEVTRVAREVGTEGILGGQARVPNVAGTWKDLTDNVNSMANNLTNQVRNIAQVTTAVALGDLSKKIDVDARGEILELKTTINTMVAQLSSFADEVTRVAREVGSEGKLGGQAEVEGVSGTWKRLTENVNELAGNLTRQVRAIAEVTSAVAAGDLTRSITVDASGEVADLKDNINSMVESLRVSTKANRDQDWLKTNLAGISGLMQGRRDLEVVAELIMDELAPLVSAQYGAFYLSDDAPEQPELRLIASYGRPYGDDDPDARPTRFRFGQSLVGQAARSRRTIAVDGVPPGYVSVSSGLGRTEPSDLVVLPIVVEGQVLGVIELASVHRFTPIHRDFLEQLMETIGVNVNTIVANARTDELLEESQRLAAELQTRSSELQKRQEQLQESNAELEEKAALLVSQNRDIERKNLEIEQASSELEARAKQLALASKYKSEFLANMSHELRTPLNSLLILAQLLAQNPTRNLTPKQVEYAGIIHSAGSDLLQLINDILDLSKVEAGKMDITPERVALRQLLDYVEATFRPMTTQKSLGFRITTASGVPAELLTDDSRLRQVLRNLLSNAVKFTESGGVELHIQPADAAELPSSVRRHGQAVAFRVVDTGIGIAEQQLESIFGAFQQADGTTSRKYGGTGLGLSISREIAYLLGGVVTARSELGKGSTFTLYLPVARPEFQELPALERTGQAAVLPAAPDPAPVEPGSGAQPHKRRLLVIEERPQGLLSLVAQSAVTDLADRNDPRGPVEVITAVDAREAAAVLAAEPCHCVVLELDMPGDEALVFLEARDGDAGARTVPVLAHNTRRLTPDQERRLQSGAGDRPLELLSSLDELRERIALHLTAEVPGDVLPLVRHEDARAPEPRAFDSGLTGRTVLIADDDARNLFALSSILELHGIGVLHAENGREAIEVLTSHPGIDLILMDVMMPEMDGYAATAAIRAMPRYTDLPIIAVTAKAMPGDREKSLDSGANDYVTKPVDSDDLVTCVRRWLDR